From the genome of Altererythrobacter sp. BO-6:
GAGAGAGGAGCAATGCCGGATCTGCGGCGTAATACAGCACTTCGCAGGCGATCACGAGATCGAACCGCTCGCCAGGCAGCAGCAGGGCGAGCTGCTCGCCAGGTCCGGCGAGGAATCGCGCACCGGGCAAGCGTTCGCGAGCGCGAGCAATGGCGCGGGGGCTGACATCGAGCCCGGTCAGCTCATGGCAGATCTCGCGCAAGTGCAGCGACTGCATGCCCTCGCCGCAGCCAAGCTCCAGCAAGCGGTTGGCCCGGCCATACCTCGCCTTAATGATCCGGTTTGTGACCATGAACCGGCGTTGTTCCAAACTGCCGTCGAGCTGCCAGGGATCCCGCATCCGATAGAGCGTATCGAGCCGGCCATAACGTCCGCTAAACTGCAATCCGCGCAACCAGAAGCGGCTCCAGAGGCGTTGCCATAGGCCGATCATGCAATATGCCTGCGATGGAGCGTACCGAGCGTCTGGCGCAGGCGCTGCACCGGCGACCAGCGCCCCGCCAGCAGCGCTTCAAGTTCGGCCTGGGCCATGTCGCTACGCAGGCTGGTCCGGTTCCAGATCGGAGCAGCAGGATCGCTCAGCGCGCCGCCGTCACTCGTGTGGATGCGCG
Proteins encoded in this window:
- a CDS encoding class I SAM-dependent methyltransferase, translating into MIGLWQRLWSRFWLRGLQFSGRYGRLDTLYRMRDPWQLDGSLEQRRFMVTNRIIKARYGRANRLLELGCGEGMQSLHLREICHELTGLDVSPRAIARARERLPGARFLAGPGEQLALLLPGERFDLVIACEVLYYAADPALLLSQLQSASDQLLVTVFAPLAGLLDGPGWEALEPITAGKLLWHCRVWRAPGVTLR